One Ignavibacteriota bacterium genomic window carries:
- a CDS encoding nickel-dependent hydrogenase large subunit, whose protein sequence is MSTVRTNIVIDPMTRIEGHLKIEATVENRKVVDAKVGGTLYRGFEQILVGRNPLDAIQITQRFCGVCPTPHAIASAQALENAFGIMPPPNGRTIRNIMQGANYIQSHILHFYHLAALDFFKGPDVSPFVPRYEADYRLPKAVNDALIEHYIRAYQIRLKAHELCAIWAGKMPHVASMAPGGVSIIPRIDNITTSLWRLKELTEFIDNVYLPDVITVASVYRDYFSIGTGVKNLLSFGLFDLDAEPDVTKRKRYFPMGRMTNGTIENIDPKKITEDVRWSWYNSASGKKPIEGETFPKPEKKDSYSWLKAPRYGGVPYEVGPLARIALAYDSKSNQKVTKLIDEMLAALSINKDDLYSVMGRHVARAIECKVVADEIQEMIMQVKLEQPVCTDHTIPEEAQGMGLWCAARGALGHWIEIRNGKIARYQAVVPTTWNASPKDDKGNPGPIEHAMIGTEIEDTDNPFALARIVRSFDPCIACAVHVLDGKQVKQFKIL, encoded by the coding sequence ATGAGTACAGTAAGAACAAACATCGTTATTGACCCGATGACAAGAATCGAAGGTCACTTAAAAATCGAAGCCACTGTTGAGAACAGGAAAGTTGTAGATGCCAAAGTCGGCGGAACGTTATACCGCGGCTTCGAGCAAATACTTGTCGGGAGAAATCCATTAGATGCAATACAAATCACTCAACGATTTTGTGGCGTTTGCCCGACACCACATGCAATTGCTTCAGCACAGGCGCTCGAAAATGCGTTTGGAATTATGCCGCCTCCTAACGGTCGAACAATTCGTAATATCATGCAAGGAGCGAATTACATTCAATCGCATATACTTCATTTTTATCATTTAGCCGCGTTGGATTTTTTCAAAGGTCCTGATGTTTCGCCATTTGTTCCGCGGTATGAAGCAGATTATCGCTTGCCGAAAGCCGTGAATGATGCACTTATCGAGCATTACATTCGCGCATATCAAATCCGTTTGAAAGCGCATGAATTGTGTGCAATCTGGGCGGGAAAAATGCCTCACGTCGCTTCGATGGCGCCGGGTGGTGTTAGCATTATTCCGCGCATTGATAATATTACTACATCGTTATGGCGACTGAAAGAACTGACTGAGTTTATTGACAATGTGTATTTGCCTGATGTTATTACAGTCGCAAGTGTCTATCGTGATTATTTTAGTATTGGAACCGGTGTGAAAAACCTTCTTTCATTCGGTTTGTTCGACCTTGATGCAGAGCCTGATGTAACAAAGCGAAAACGATATTTTCCTATGGGAAGGATGACAAACGGAACGATAGAAAATATTGACCCAAAGAAAATAACTGAGGATGTCCGATGGTCGTGGTACAATTCTGCTTCAGGAAAAAAACCTATCGAAGGAGAAACATTTCCAAAACCAGAGAAGAAAGATTCCTATTCCTGGTTGAAAGCGCCACGATACGGCGGCGTTCCGTATGAAGTAGGTCCGCTTGCAAGAATTGCTTTGGCGTATGATTCCAAATCAAATCAAAAGGTAACAAAACTTATTGATGAAATGCTAGCGGCATTGAGTATCAACAAGGATGATTTGTATTCAGTCATGGGAAGACATGTTGCACGTGCAATAGAATGTAAAGTTGTCGCTGATGAAATTCAGGAGATGATTATGCAGGTAAAGTTAGAGCAGCCGGTTTGTACTGACCACACAATTCCGGAAGAAGCGCAAGGCATGGGATTGTGGTGTGCGGCTCGCGGCGCCCTTGGACATTGGATTGAAATCAGGAACGGTAAAATTGCTCGTTATCAAGCAGTTGTTCCGACGACGTGGAATGCTTCACCGAAAGATGACAAAGGAAATCCGGGACCAATTGAACACGCCATGATTGGAACCGAAATTGAAGATACAGACAATCCGTTTGCGCTTGCACGTATTGTTCGCTCGTTCGACCCGTGCATTGCTTGTGCTGTCCACGTGTTGGATGGAAAGCAGGTCAAGCAGTTCAAAATTCTTTAG
- a CDS encoding hydrogenase small subunit produces the protein MNRNSISRREFLRWTSATPLAVASLNEFLPRLAVAMQEAVKEYPIIWLQASTCSGCSVSVINTIHPSIKNVILEQVLPGHKLIMTYHGTLMAATGSLSTDTARESAKNFQGKFVLVVEGAIPTNSNGVYGSVGEEQGKPTTMLQWIDLLGRNAMAVLTVGTCAAYGGLPAAEPNPTGSKGVTDVFKMLNITTPVINIPGCPCHPDWFIGTVAKILLYGMPQEKELDEQGRLKLFYGHSVHNRCINRDYLDEGIFATKFGEEGCLLELGCKGPFTNADCPIRLWNGSVNWCVGAGAPCIGCTESGFPDAHSPIYQRR, from the coding sequence ATGAATAGAAATAGTATTTCAAGAAGAGAATTTCTCCGGTGGACTTCAGCAACTCCTCTTGCGGTTGCAAGTCTCAATGAATTTCTTCCCCGTCTTGCCGTTGCCATGCAGGAAGCAGTGAAGGAATATCCAATCATCTGGCTGCAAGCTTCTACATGCAGCGGCTGTTCTGTCTCGGTGATAAATACAATTCATCCAAGCATCAAGAATGTAATTCTTGAACAGGTTCTGCCGGGACATAAATTAATCATGACGTATCATGGAACTTTGATGGCGGCAACCGGTTCACTTTCAACTGATACTGCTCGTGAGTCGGCAAAAAATTTTCAAGGAAAATTTGTCTTAGTTGTTGAAGGCGCGATTCCAACAAACTCGAATGGAGTGTACGGTTCTGTCGGTGAAGAACAAGGTAAGCCAACGACGATGCTTCAATGGATTGATTTACTCGGAAGGAATGCGATGGCAGTGCTGACTGTTGGAACGTGTGCTGCGTACGGTGGCTTACCGGCTGCCGAACCAAATCCAACCGGAAGCAAAGGAGTAACAGATGTCTTTAAGATGCTGAATATTACAACGCCTGTTATCAATATTCCAGGCTGTCCATGCCATCCCGATTGGTTCATCGGAACAGTAGCAAAAATATTACTGTACGGCATGCCACAAGAAAAAGAGTTGGATGAACAGGGAAGACTTAAACTTTTTTACGGACATTCAGTTCACAATCGTTGCATCAACAGGGATTACCTTGATGAAGGAATCTTTGCTACGAAGTTTGGTGAGGAAGGATGTTTATTGGAACTTGGTTGCAAAGGTCCTTTCACCAATGCGGATTGTCCGATTCGATTATGGAATGGAAGCGTGAACTGGTGCGTAGGTGCAGGTGCGCCCTGTATCGGTTGCACAGAGAGCGGATTTCCTGATGCTCACTCACCAATTTACCAACGGAGATAA
- the deoC gene encoding deoxyribose-phosphate aldolase: protein MCCKDGICHDGLCVVHNKEGVRNIVQNGASRISAGVGIEAAGGIEFDLARMIDHTLLKPESTKEQVIALCNEAKKYNFASVCINPSYVSLCAKLLRDTAVKVCTVIGFPLGATSTASKAFESEQALRDGATELDMVINVGMLKSGEYDYVENDMFAVASTARRYGALTKVILETGLLTDEEKIKACVLAKRAGMDFVKTSTGFAKGGATAGDIALMRKVVGSAMGVKASGGVRTREEALAMVASGADRIGASASVKIVLGSESQPQTETAKAADRY, encoded by the coding sequence ATGTGCTGTAAAGATGGTATTTGTCACGATGGCTTGTGCGTTGTTCACAACAAGGAAGGCGTTCGCAATATTGTCCAAAACGGTGCTTCACGAATCAGCGCAGGAGTCGGTATTGAAGCGGCAGGCGGCATCGAATTTGACCTCGCTCGAATGATTGACCACACTCTCCTGAAACCGGAATCTACCAAAGAACAGGTCATCGCATTGTGCAACGAAGCAAAAAAATATAACTTTGCCAGCGTGTGCATCAATCCAAGTTATGTTTCGCTCTGCGCGAAATTGCTTCGTGATACTGCTGTAAAAGTTTGCACTGTCATCGGATTTCCACTCGGCGCAACATCAACCGCCTCGAAAGCATTTGAATCGGAGCAAGCGTTGAGAGATGGTGCTACTGAACTTGATATGGTCATCAATGTGGGAATGTTGAAATCGGGCGAGTACGATTATGTTGAAAATGATATGTTCGCTGTTGCCTCCACTGCACGACGGTACGGCGCGCTAACAAAAGTGATTCTCGAAACCGGCTTGCTGACCGATGAAGAAAAAATTAAAGCCTGTGTGTTGGCAAAACGTGCCGGAATGGATTTTGTCAAAACCTCCACGGGATTTGCCAAAGGCGGCGCGACTGCGGGCGATATTGCGTTGATGAGAAAAGTAGTCGGCAGTGCGATGGGTGTAAAAGCATCCGGCGGCGTACGAACCCGCGAAGAAGCGCTTGCCATGGTCGCAAGCGGCGCGGATAGAATCGGTGCGAGCGCGAGTGTAAAAATTGTTCTTGGTTCTGAAAGTCAACCACAAACTGAAACTGCGAAAGCGGCAGACCGTTATTAA
- a CDS encoding SPOR domain-containing protein codes for MNRFLVAIIGLLIIALSFIGCSSSEETQSEKEATDKQVQQEQAQELPPPPPSDTIEAVANEVQQETQQLNQTQTTTQEVTGTYAVQVGAFKVTETADQIASLARSRFSMQVKSIFDKETGLTKVLVGGFATKDEARAFRDQLARQFPEDYKDAWVTELPRE; via the coding sequence ATGAATCGTTTCCTTGTTGCCATTATCGGATTACTTATCATTGCGTTATCGTTCATCGGTTGCTCTTCATCCGAAGAAACACAATCGGAAAAAGAAGCGACGGACAAACAAGTTCAGCAGGAGCAAGCGCAAGAACTTCCTCCTCCTCCCCCTTCAGATACAATCGAAGCGGTCGCAAATGAAGTTCAGCAGGAAACTCAGCAACTCAATCAAACTCAAACAACAACACAAGAAGTAACAGGAACGTACGCTGTTCAAGTCGGAGCGTTTAAAGTCACGGAAACTGCTGACCAGATTGCGTCGCTTGCCCGCTCACGCTTTTCGATGCAAGTGAAATCTATCTTTGATAAAGAGACAGGATTAACAAAAGTGTTAGTTGGTGGCTTTGCAACGAAAGATGAGGCACGTGCTTTTCGGGACCAACTTGCCCGCCAATTTCCTGAAGACTACAAGGATGCGTGGGTAACAGAACTTCCGCGTGAGTAA
- a CDS encoding SPOR domain-containing protein has translation MPKYHACGRQEFGMTLLGILFLLLVTVSTSFSAPSLPQQEKNDTTQTLKQFINQYEKTFDPSVYQIPISISPTSNSSQHPVADTMSMENVELTSGFRVQVLTTQEIDEANLLQDSLSTIFPTEWTYIIYHTPYYKVRVGNYSERHSANRMMRQLLEHGFENAWVVPDQVVKYPPVRVPPVVMPLDTLR, from the coding sequence ATGCCGAAATACCATGCCTGCGGCAGGCAGGAGTTCGGCATGACGTTGTTGGGAATTTTATTTTTGTTGTTGGTTACTGTTTCAACAAGTTTCTCCGCTCCATCTTTACCTCAACAAGAAAAGAACGACACTACCCAAACACTGAAACAGTTCATCAACCAATACGAGAAAACGTTCGACCCGTCCGTCTATCAAATTCCAATTTCCATCTCGCCCACAAGCAACAGTAGTCAACATCCGGTTGCTGATACAATGTCAATGGAGAATGTCGAACTGACTTCCGGATTTCGTGTTCAGGTTCTTACAACTCAGGAAATTGATGAAGCAAATCTTCTTCAAGATTCTTTATCCACAATCTTCCCGACAGAATGGACATATATCATCTATCATACTCCCTATTACAAAGTGCGTGTCGGCAACTACAGTGAACGTCACTCCGCAAACAGAATGATGCGGCAATTGTTAGAACATGGATTTGAAAATGCGTGGGTTGTGCCGGACCAAGTTGTGAAATATCCTCCGGTCCGTGTGCCTCCGGTCGTGATGCCGCTCGATACGCTTCGTTGA
- a CDS encoding Ig-like domain-containing protein yields the protein MAPTGGPADTTPPTILETYPSSGTTNFHDDVFRISFSEYVDKRSVDESIFLSPDLGELELDWSGTDVEIKFTDSLRANTTYVLTLGTDVKDLRNGNRLAESFSLAFSTGDHIDSGVIAGKIFDEKPEGVMLFAYLLDNKNGDTLNPNHTKPDYLTQTGKDGTFLLPYLRLGNYRLIAVRDEYKNLFYDQQTDQFGVPQSEFSLTAERNVLQHVQLQLTIEDTSAPFLSSARALDQQHVLLRFSEQIDSSSLRAENLSIVDTLTNTRLSVIDVSPSDTSLSEAVILTTPQDSSKTYRVAISQSRDILGNIMLSTSKPVDFDGSGSPDTTKAKITLLNIPNDNKDVFPEDSIHIAISEWVLKQKFEQSFSLFDSSKKKIDGNYHWWNTTHGTFTPKSPLTYGMPYTFNIILDSVVDVAGNLFADSVQVFKFQVVDKDKLGTISGTVQNENANDSAKIFLSAIPLSSGVRKRQLVLGKSGSFLFDNLEEGKYVLTAFVDSDSNKAYSYGTLIPFKPSERFTFYSDTLKVRARWSVEGMNVRLKR from the coding sequence ATGGCTCCCACTGGCGGTCCGGCAGATACAACTCCACCGACAATTCTTGAAACATATCCGTCGAGTGGAACGACGAACTTTCACGATGACGTGTTCAGAATATCGTTCAGCGAGTATGTGGACAAACGCTCGGTGGATGAATCTATTTTTCTCTCGCCTGATTTAGGAGAGTTGGAACTCGATTGGAGCGGAACCGATGTCGAAATCAAATTCACAGATTCACTTCGCGCAAACACGACGTATGTTCTCACACTCGGGACCGATGTGAAAGATTTACGGAACGGAAACAGGTTGGCAGAATCGTTCTCGCTCGCTTTTTCGACTGGAGACCATATTGATTCCGGGGTGATTGCAGGAAAAATATTTGATGAGAAACCGGAAGGAGTCATGCTCTTTGCGTACTTGCTTGATAACAAAAACGGTGACACGTTAAATCCGAATCATACCAAACCGGATTACCTCACTCAAACAGGAAAAGATGGAACCTTTCTTCTTCCGTATCTTCGATTGGGAAACTATCGTCTCATTGCCGTGCGTGATGAGTACAAAAATCTTTTCTACGACCAGCAGACAGACCAGTTCGGCGTTCCTCAGTCGGAATTTTCTTTGACGGCAGAACGGAACGTCCTTCAACATGTTCAACTACAGTTGACGATTGAAGATACATCCGCGCCGTTTCTTTCCAGCGCACGGGCACTCGACCAGCAACATGTTCTTCTTCGATTCAGCGAGCAGATTGATTCATCTTCGTTGCGTGCTGAGAATCTTTCTATCGTTGATACGCTTACGAACACACGTCTTTCTGTTATTGACGTATCACCATCCGATACATCCCTTTCGGAAGCCGTCATCCTGACGACTCCCCAAGATAGTTCAAAGACATATCGTGTAGCAATTTCTCAAAGTCGTGATATACTTGGGAACATCATGCTTTCAACAAGCAAGCCGGTGGACTTTGACGGAAGCGGTTCACCCGATACAACAAAAGCAAAGATAACGTTACTCAATATCCCTAACGACAACAAAGATGTTTTCCCGGAAGATTCAATTCACATCGCCATCAGTGAATGGGTTCTCAAACAAAAGTTCGAGCAAAGTTTCTCGCTGTTCGATAGTTCGAAGAAAAAGATTGACGGAAACTATCATTGGTGGAATACAACCCACGGAACGTTCACCCCGAAATCTCCATTAACGTACGGAATGCCTTACACATTTAACATCATTCTCGACTCAGTCGTTGATGTTGCCGGCAACCTTTTTGCTGACAGCGTTCAAGTCTTCAAGTTTCAGGTTGTTGACAAAGATAAATTGGGAACAATTTCAGGAACTGTGCAAAATGAGAATGCGAATGATTCCGCCAAGATATTTCTTTCTGCCATTCCGCTTTCATCGGGTGTACGAAAGAGGCAACTTGTTCTTGGCAAGTCCGGAAGTTTTCTGTTTGATAATTTAGAGGAGGGAAAATACGTTCTCACTGCATTTGTTGATTCGGACAGCAACAAGGCATATTCTTACGGAACGCTGATTCCCTTCAAACCTTCCGAACGCTTTACGTTCTACAGTGACACGCTGAAAGTTCGGGCGAGATGGAGCGTGGAGGGAATGAACGTGCGACTGAAGCGATGA
- a CDS encoding type II toxin-antitoxin system HicB family antitoxin gives MKNDIHYYLSLDYPIQIERMSDGLYCASIPLLKGCKGYAKTIVEAIEELQGVKETLLELMLEQKKTIPEPVVRLEIPVTKFQRLSSRKRLDEFVTAG, from the coding sequence ATGAAAAACGATATTCACTATTATCTTTCGTTAGATTATCCAATCCAGATTGAACGTATGAGTGATGGATTGTATTGTGCTTCGATACCTTTGTTAAAGGGTTGTAAGGGATATGCAAAAACAATTGTTGAAGCAATAGAAGAACTACAAGGAGTAAAAGAAACGCTTCTTGAGTTGATGCTCGAACAAAAGAAAACTATTCCCGAACCTGTTGTTCGTTTGGAAATACCTGTGACAAAATTTCAGAGGTTATCTTCTCGAAAACGGTTAGATGAATTTGTTACAGCAGGTTAG
- a CDS encoding type II toxin-antitoxin system HicA family toxin, translated as MDESIHTIINKLRSRKHNTRFRDARKLLLNLNFVERHSKHGTSHRVFSHPDLNWNITLVTHGRNDILPTYQVQDLIKALQELEELQQ; from the coding sequence GTGGATGAATCAATTCATACAATTATCAATAAACTTCGTTCGCGAAAACATAACACTCGTTTTCGTGATGCGAGAAAACTACTTCTCAACTTGAATTTTGTAGAGCGTCATTCAAAACATGGTACGAGCCACCGTGTGTTTAGCCATCCAGATTTGAATTGGAACATTACTCTTGTAACTCACGGCAGAAATGATATATTACCGACATACCAAGTTCAAGATCTTATTAAAGCGCTCCAAGAATTAGAAGAATTACAACAATGA
- the acs gene encoding acetate--CoA ligase, which yields MNQSKLEGEVFYPSQEVIEQARVKDWDALAKFADENLEEFWSNEANELEWYKKWDKVLDESGKPFYKWFVGAQVNIVHNALDRHQQTSHKNKLALIWVGEDAQVRTYSYYALNREVSQFANVLRAMGLKKGDRVTIYMPRIPEIVIAMLACAKIGAIHSVVYGGFSVDSLQGRIDDSQSRMVITADGGWMNGKIVELKKTVDEALKRCPSVETVVVVQRTKHQVRMEPGRDYFYHELIKLPIANGKCQTEVMDAEDPLYILYTSGTTGKPKAILHTHGGYMVGVYSTLKYVFDLNDTDRWWCAADPGWVTGHSYIVYGPLLLGATSFMYEGAPTYPYPDRWWSLIAKYGITVLYTAPTAIRGLMRFGESWPRKHDLSSLRLLGSVGEPINPEAWKWYHKVIGGGRCPIMDTWWQTETGMFMITPTPTVPLKPGSGTRPFFGQLAEIVDETGKPVADGEEGYLVLNRPWPAMLRTVYNDPDRYVQQYWSKYPGKYTTGDSAKRDKDGYFWIIGRVDDVIKISGYRLGTAEVESALVSHPAVAEAAVIGIPHEVKGSVIHAYCLLRSGFQSSNELLEEIKQHVGKTLGPIGKPEQVTVVDKLPKTRSGKIMRRVLKARAMGLAEGDISTLEE from the coding sequence ATGAATCAGAGCAAGTTAGAAGGCGAAGTATTTTATCCATCTCAGGAAGTCATCGAACAGGCGCGTGTGAAGGATTGGGATGCACTTGCAAAGTTTGCAGACGAAAACCTTGAAGAGTTTTGGTCGAACGAAGCAAACGAATTAGAGTGGTACAAGAAATGGGACAAGGTGTTGGATGAAAGCGGCAAGCCGTTCTACAAATGGTTTGTCGGAGCGCAGGTCAACATTGTGCATAACGCATTAGACCGGCATCAACAAACATCGCATAAGAACAAACTTGCTCTCATTTGGGTTGGTGAAGATGCTCAGGTAAGAACGTATTCGTACTATGCACTCAATCGGGAAGTCTCTCAGTTTGCAAATGTTCTACGTGCGATGGGATTGAAAAAGGGAGACCGGGTTACGATTTACATGCCTCGTATTCCTGAAATTGTTATTGCGATGCTCGCGTGTGCAAAGATTGGTGCGATTCATTCTGTTGTCTATGGCGGATTCAGTGTTGATTCGTTGCAGGGAAGAATTGATGACTCACAATCTCGCATGGTGATTACGGCGGATGGCGGATGGATGAACGGGAAAATTGTCGAGTTGAAGAAAACCGTTGATGAAGCGTTGAAGCGCTGTCCTTCTGTCGAGACCGTTGTGGTGGTTCAGCGAACGAAACATCAGGTGCGGATGGAACCGGGAAGAGATTACTTCTATCATGAACTAATCAAGTTGCCAATCGCTAACGGCAAATGCCAAACGGAAGTCATGGATGCAGAAGACCCGCTCTACATTTTATACACTTCAGGCACGACAGGAAAGCCAAAAGCAATATTGCATACTCATGGTGGATACATGGTTGGCGTCTATTCAACTCTCAAATATGTTTTTGATTTGAATGACACAGACCGTTGGTGGTGCGCCGCAGACCCTGGTTGGGTAACGGGACACTCGTACATTGTCTATGGTCCGCTTTTGCTTGGTGCAACTTCGTTCATGTATGAAGGCGCACCGACATATCCGTATCCCGACCGATGGTGGTCGTTGATTGCGAAATATGGAATTACAGTATTGTACACAGCGCCGACTGCAATTCGGGGACTGATGCGTTTCGGTGAGTCCTGGCCCCGAAAACATGACCTCTCATCATTGCGATTACTCGGTAGTGTCGGTGAGCCAATCAACCCGGAGGCATGGAAGTGGTATCACAAAGTTATCGGCGGCGGGCGTTGTCCGATTATGGATACATGGTGGCAAACGGAAACCGGGATGTTCATGATTACACCGACTCCTACTGTTCCTCTCAAACCCGGCTCCGGGACGCGTCCCTTTTTTGGTCAGCTGGCAGAAATTGTTGATGAGACAGGAAAGCCTGTTGCAGATGGAGAGGAAGGGTATCTTGTTCTAAACCGTCCATGGCCCGCAATGCTACGAACTGTTTACAATGACCCTGACAGATATGTTCAACAATATTGGAGTAAGTATCCGGGAAAATATACAACAGGTGATTCCGCGAAGCGGGATAAGGATGGATACTTCTGGATTATCGGCAGGGTGGATGATGTAATAAAAATTTCCGGCTACCGGCTTGGAACTGCGGAAGTCGAAAGCGCATTGGTGAGCCATCCCGCTGTTGCAGAAGCGGCGGTGATTGGGATTCCTCACGAAGTGAAGGGGAGTGTGATTCATGCATATTGCCTGCTTCGCTCCGGCTTTCAATCATCGAATGAGTTGCTCGAAGAAATCAAACAACACGTCGGCAAAACGTTGGGACCGATTGGAAAACCGGAACAAGTAACCGTCGTTGACAAACTCCCGAAAACCCGCTCAGGAAAAATTATGCGGCGTGTGTTAAAAGCACGTGCGATGGGTTTAGCCGAAGGGGATATTTCGACGTTGGAGGAGTGA
- the mltG gene encoding endolytic transglycosylase MltG has translation MKKFFLISFLLLIFGGVFFLYQILWAPNNFENDKVFIVSKGETFAKVMDRLAEANVIRNKFLFKLAGKIHGTTTKIQIGKYRFRSGMSNVDILNDLATGTSIEAIIVSIPEGWTSKRIASVLAREAGIDSVRFMSLVYDEDFVEDFGFESHSFEGYLFPKTYRFYWQDDEKSIIEEFVKEFRKEFDSTLLARADSLELPMHDVLTMASIIEGETRVDSERAIVSGVYYNRLKKGIRLQADPTIQFILPNGPRPLKYSDLKRQSPYNTYLNSGLPPGPVNNPGIASIRAALFPQKHKYLFFVANGEGGHTFTKTYKEHKKAVSEYKRIREEKKAMQENF, from the coding sequence ATGAAGAAATTCTTCCTCATATCATTTCTCTTGTTAATTTTTGGTGGAGTATTTTTCCTTTATCAAATTCTTTGGGCGCCGAACAACTTTGAGAACGATAAAGTATTCATTGTTTCGAAAGGAGAGACATTTGCAAAAGTAATGGACCGGCTTGCGGAGGCGAACGTCATCAGGAACAAATTTCTCTTCAAACTTGCCGGAAAGATTCACGGCACAACGACGAAAATTCAAATCGGGAAATATCGTTTCAGAAGCGGAATGTCGAACGTTGACATTCTGAATGACTTGGCAACGGGAACTTCCATCGAAGCAATCATCGTCAGTATTCCAGAAGGATGGACATCGAAGAGAATCGCATCGGTTCTTGCCCGTGAGGCGGGAATTGATTCAGTCCGATTTATGTCGCTTGTGTATGATGAGGATTTTGTCGAAGATTTCGGTTTTGAATCTCATTCTTTTGAAGGGTATCTGTTTCCAAAAACCTATCGGTTCTATTGGCAGGATGATGAGAAGTCAATCATCGAAGAATTTGTGAAAGAATTCAGAAAGGAATTTGATAGCACATTGTTAGCCCGAGCCGACTCACTTGAATTACCGATGCATGATGTTCTCACGATGGCATCAATCATCGAAGGGGAGACGAGAGTTGATTCTGAAAGGGCGATAGTTTCGGGTGTGTATTACAATCGTTTGAAGAAAGGAATACGTTTGCAGGCAGACCCGACGATTCAGTTTATTCTTCCAAACGGTCCTCGCCCGTTAAAGTACAGCGATTTGAAACGGCAGTCACCGTACAACACATATTTAAATTCGGGATTGCCGCCGGGACCCGTGAACAATCCCGGAATCGCTTCAATTCGCGCCGCACTATTCCCGCAAAAGCACAAATATCTTTTCTTCGTTGCAAATGGAGAGGGGGGACACACGTTTACAAAAACGTACAAAGAACACAAGAAGGCGGTGAGTGAGTATAAAAGAATTAGGGAAGAGAAGAAAGCGATGCAAGAAAATTTCTAA
- the tsaD gene encoding tRNA (adenosine(37)-N6)-threonylcarbamoyltransferase complex transferase subunit TsaD, whose protein sequence is MNILGIETSCDETSAAVLVDGEIKSNIISSQLVHRQYGGIVPELASRAHQQLIIPIVDEALRVAEIDKHHLDGIAVTYGPGLIGALLVGLNFAKSLSFGLKIPYVGINHMEAHMYANFIDEPKPNYPFLCLIVSGGHTQLVRVDEPLKHTLLGETLDDAAGEAYDKVGKMLGLGFPGGPVIDKLAQEGNPEFVKFPRSYLDEDNFEFSFSGIKTAVLYWLRKNHLVNGHLSLVISHSGTDSGKSDTDNLQLKNNNQQYHPPQAGKAISNQKLSMVNSELSIVNKKSETENRKLLTDLCASFQAAVVDVLVGKLLRASEKFSIRDIAVAGGVSANSELRRRLTREASTRNLRVFFPKFDYCTDNGAMIAMLGWMKLQQGITSSSELTAVPYLQL, encoded by the coding sequence ATGAACATACTCGGAATTGAAACATCATGCGACGAAACATCTGCGGCTGTGCTGGTTGACGGAGAAATCAAATCGAATATCATTTCTTCTCAACTTGTACATCGGCAGTACGGTGGCATAGTCCCGGAACTTGCTTCACGCGCCCATCAACAATTGATAATACCTATTGTGGATGAGGCATTACGTGTAGCAGAAATTGACAAACACCATCTCGATGGAATTGCAGTAACGTATGGTCCCGGATTGATTGGTGCGTTACTCGTTGGTTTGAACTTTGCAAAATCACTTTCGTTTGGTTTGAAAATCCCTTACGTCGGCATCAACCATATGGAAGCGCACATGTATGCAAACTTCATTGATGAACCAAAGCCAAACTATCCGTTCCTTTGTTTGATTGTCTCCGGCGGACATACACAACTCGTTCGTGTTGATGAACCACTGAAGCATACATTGCTTGGTGAAACACTCGATGATGCGGCGGGCGAAGCGTACGATAAAGTCGGCAAGATGCTCGGTCTCGGTTTTCCCGGAGGACCTGTTATTGATAAACTCGCACAGGAAGGAAATCCGGAGTTTGTAAAATTCCCCCGTTCGTATCTCGATGAAGACAACTTTGAATTCAGTTTCAGCGGAATTAAAACCGCTGTGCTTTATTGGTTGAGGAAAAACCACTTGGTCAATGGTCATTTGTCATTAGTCATTAGTCATTCGGGTACTGATAGCGGAAAAAGTGATACCGATAACTTGCAATTAAAAAATAATAATCAGCAATATCACCCGCCTCAGGCGGGCAAGGCAATCAGCAATCAGAAATTGTCAATGGTGAATAGTGAATTGTCAATTGTTAATAAAAAATCGGAAACAGAAAACAGGAAACTGTTAACCGACTTGTGTGCAAGTTTCCAAGCCGCTGTTGTAGATGTTCTCGTCGGGAAGTTATTGAGGGCAAGTGAGAAGTTTTCAATTCGGGATATTGCAGTTGCAGGCGGAGTCTCTGCTAACTCGGAATTACGGAGACGACTAACGCGTGAAGCATCTACGAGAAACCTGAGAGTATTCTTTCCCAAGTTTGATTATTGCACAGATAACGGAGCGATGATTGCCATGCTCGGTTGGATGAAACTTCAACAGGGAATAACTTCCTCGTCGGAATTAACCGCGGTTCCATATCTTCAACTATGA